A single window of Vigna radiata var. radiata cultivar VC1973A chromosome 4, Vradiata_ver6, whole genome shotgun sequence DNA harbors:
- the LOC106758712 gene encoding RING-H2 finger protein ATL5 yields MLGSGTNLVTTVIGFGMSATFIVFVCTRIICGRLRGVVESRMVYEIESRIDIEQPEHHVNDPESEPVLLDAIPTLKFNQEAFSSLEHTQCVICLADYKEREVLRIMPKCGHTFHLSCIDIWLRKQSTCPVCRLPLKNSSETKHARPVTFTMSQSLDESHTSERNENAERHDEPTPTAASNSLQPTSGEEGARQ; encoded by the exons ATGTTGGGTTCAGGTACCAATTTGGTGACCACGGTCATTGGGTTTGGCATGAGTGCCACTTTCATTGTGTTTGTCTGCACCAGAATCATATGTGGAAGGCTAAGAGGAGTTGTTGAATCTCGGATGGTGTATGAGATTGAATCAAGAATTGATATAGAACAG CCAGAACATCATGTTAATGACCCTGAATCAGAACCTGTTCTGCTTGATGCAATCCCTACTTTGAAGTTCAACCAAGAAGCTTTCAGTTCCCTTGAACATACACA GTGTGTAATATGTTTGGCAGATTACAAAGAAAGAGAAGTCTTGCGCATCATGCCCAAATGTGGCCACACTTTTCATCTTTCTTGTATTGATATATGGCTGAGAAAGCAATCTACCTGCCCAGTATGCCGTCTGCCATTGAAGAACTCTTCTGAAACAAAACATGCAAGACCTGTGACGTTTACCATGAGCCAATCCCTTGACGAGTCTCACACAtcagaaagaaatgaaaatgcaGAGAGACATGATGAACCTACTCCTACTGCAGCCAGTAACTCTTTACAACCAACT